One Syntrophorhabdaceae bacterium genomic region harbors:
- a CDS encoding dihydroorotate dehydrogenase electron transfer subunit has protein sequence MDDIEARILTNENIIKDYFLLRLKLSKPLGKVVPGQFVMLKIPKSSVFLRRPFSIYAYRRGVMTIMYKLKGKGTMDLAKAIKGDITYVLGPLGKGFHIKTSGENLVVAGGIGIAGVHMLLERLKNRACLFFGCADHKEVVLTERLYLKGIHISTLDGSFGFKGNITDMLRGYLENHNNIQDIQVYACGPEGMIKSLRDVLEKDRIPCQVLLEERMACGLGLCFGCVKRTLDEKEPYKRVCREGPVFHIWQICL, from the coding sequence ATGGATGATATAGAGGCAAGGATTTTAACAAACGAAAATATAATAAAGGATTATTTCCTCTTAAGGCTTAAACTTTCAAAACCCTTAGGAAAGGTAGTTCCTGGTCAATTTGTAATGCTAAAGATCCCTAAAAGCAGTGTGTTTCTCAGAAGACCCTTCAGTATATATGCCTATAGAAGGGGTGTAATGACCATCATGTATAAGTTAAAAGGAAAGGGGACAATGGATCTTGCCAAGGCAATCAAGGGAGATATAACCTATGTTTTAGGCCCTTTAGGTAAGGGCTTCCATATAAAAACCAGTGGAGAAAACCTTGTAGTTGCCGGGGGCATAGGTATTGCAGGTGTGCATATGCTTTTAGAAAGATTAAAAAATCGAGCCTGTTTATTCTTTGGCTGCGCAGACCACAAAGAAGTGGTTCTAACAGAGAGATTGTATTTAAAGGGTATACACATATCTACCTTAGATGGCTCTTTTGGTTTTAAAGGTAATATAACAGACATGTTGAGAGGCTATCTGGAAAATCATAATAATATACAGGATATTCAGGTCTATGCATGTGGTCCTGAAGGCATGATAAAAAGCCTCAGGGATGTCCTGGAAAAAGACAGGATTCCATGTCAGGTCCTTCTTGAAGAGAGGATGGCATGTGGCTTGGGGCTATGTTTTGGATGTGTAAAAAGGACGCTGGACGAAAAAGAACCGTATAAAAGGGTCTGCAGGGAGGGGCCTGTATTCCATATATGGCAGATTTGTCTATAA
- the rimI gene encoding ribosomal protein S18-alanine N-acetyltransferase has translation MCEKMPSIHDDIDLVLIREMGKKDIKDILEIERLSFITPWTANMFLGSMSSPINKNFVMEWHNKIIGYIMLYSVLDEAHITNFAIRPEYRKKGYGHRLLLYAIDYYKKTGVTDFFLEVREKNFQAINLYRRFDFNIVGRRRRYYSDTNEDALIMHLSIK, from the coding sequence ATGTGTGAAAAAATGCCTTCCATCCATGATGACATAGATTTAGTCCTCATAAGGGAGATGGGGAAAAAAGATATAAAGGATATCCTGGAGATAGAGAGGCTGTCCTTCATAACTCCCTGGACAGCAAACATGTTTTTGGGATCCATGTCATCTCCCATTAATAAAAACTTTGTCATGGAGTGGCATAACAAGATTATAGGTTATATCATGCTCTATTCTGTTCTCGATGAGGCACATATAACAAATTTTGCCATAAGACCTGAATATAGAAAAAAAGGCTATGGCCATAGGTTATTATTATATGCTATAGATTATTACAAAAAAACAGGCGTTACAGACTTTTTCCTCGAGGTAAGGGAAAAAAACTTCCAGGCCATCAACCTATACAGGAGATTTGACTTTAACATTGTAGGCAGGAGAAGAAGGTATTATTCAGATACAAACGAAGATGCCCTTATAATGCATCTGTCAATTAAGTGA
- a CDS encoding dihydroorotate dehydrogenase yields MADLSIRLFGRVLKNPVMNASGTFGYGVEIESLWNIETMGAYVTKGLSLKPHHGNPTPRVYEVTGGLINSIGLQNIGIEAFFRDYMPFFEKKQMPVIVNFFGFTEDEYVECARNIIPHELIVGIEMNLSCPNIKAGGIGFGKEPKTVRKLISRIKAVTKLPVIAKLSPEVNSISDIAIAAYDGGADGLTLINTMPGVYVDINRKTFAIKGGLSGPSLKPMALKAIYECRKKVPLPIIGAGGIMEYEDCIAFLMAGATAVQIGTATFVDPFTIPKVIKDCEVFLNKNNISAIGDIIGKAEGV; encoded by the coding sequence ATGGCAGATTTGTCTATAAGGCTTTTTGGTAGGGTTTTAAAAAATCCTGTTATGAATGCATCGGGGACATTCGGCTATGGTGTAGAGATAGAATCGCTATGGAACATAGAGACCATGGGTGCCTATGTAACAAAGGGCCTTTCCTTGAAGCCACATCATGGAAATCCTACGCCAAGGGTCTATGAGGTAACAGGCGGTCTGATAAATAGTATAGGCCTTCAGAACATAGGCATAGAGGCTTTTTTCAGGGACTATATGCCTTTTTTTGAAAAAAAACAGATGCCTGTTATAGTGAATTTCTTTGGCTTTACAGAGGATGAATATGTGGAGTGCGCAAGAAACATCATACCTCATGAACTCATAGTTGGGATTGAGATGAATCTATCCTGCCCAAATATCAAGGCAGGTGGTATTGGCTTTGGAAAGGAGCCAAAGACAGTGAGAAAACTTATCAGTAGGATAAAGGCTGTTACAAAACTCCCTGTTATAGCAAAACTTTCTCCTGAGGTAAACAGTATCTCTGATATAGCTATTGCTGCATATGATGGTGGTGCAGACGGCCTGACACTTATCAACACCATGCCCGGTGTATATGTAGATATAAATAGAAAAACCTTTGCCATAAAAGGAGGTCTTTCAGGCCCTTCCTTAAAACCTATGGCACTGAAGGCAATCTATGAATGCAGGAAAAAGGTTCCTTTACCCATAATAGGGGCAGGAGGCATTATGGAATACGAAGACTGTATTGCCTTTCTCATGGCAGGGGCAACGGCTGTTCAGATTGGGACCGCCACATTTGTGGATCCTTTTACTATTCCAAAGGTCATAAAGGATTGTGAAGTATTCCTTAATAAGAACAACATTAGTGCTATAGGAGACATTATAGGAAAGGCAGAGGGTGTTTAA